GTACATAACTTATGCTAAGCTGAATGTAAGACATGCTGAAGAAGTACATAACTTATGCTAAGCTGAATGTATTTCCCAAAATACATGATGCCGATCTAGATAAGATTAGTCATGTTTATGCTGAACTCCGTCGTGAATCCTCTGTATGATATCCTTCCTTCTTAGCCTTGTCTAGGGTTTTGTGTGAACTAAATTTCTGAAGTGACACCTTTGAAAACAAGGACGTACTAAGTAGTTTCCATGTGACTTTGCAGCATGGCCAAGGGGTTCCGATTGCAGTAAGGCATATAGAATCAATCATCAACTTGTGAGGAGCTACATGTCTCAGGAAGATGTTGACATGGCCGTCTTTTATTTCAACTCAGAAATTCAATGTGCAGAAAGCACTTCAAAAGGTGAATTTTGTTGGTATTGAACTGTTATATGGCCCTTGCATCGGATATGCTACACAAGTACATGCATTCGATAATCAATTTTATGTAAAAGTGCGAATCTATTTAACTGAAATACTGTACCAAACAGTGTCAGTTTTGTCAGTAAGTGTCATTTAATTATGCATTGCTTTCTATGTCTTGTTGTAGATTAAGCTAATAGCATGAGTTAAAGCTTGTTACCCTTTTGTACTAATCAGTCTGGGTCTGGGTAGTCCTTGAagccaaagggcgcctagctcaaacggttaggtgactcagcggcactcctcaggtcctgggttcgactccccgtgggagcggatttcaagctgaggttaaaaaaatctccTCGCCCGTCCTCATGTGCCAAAGCGTAGTGGAAGGCCCCGGCCTGGTTCTCACAGGGTGACTCGGCACCTCCTGCGAGGATGGGGgcagggttcgggggttttctcgatctgttAGAGAAGATCCTTCTTAACGGAAAACCCGGGGGCCGTCATAacccccgcaggtcgagtttttttttttatagTCCTTAAACTACTGAATGCCTTGCAAACATCAACATAAATTTCTGCTGTCCAAAGAATTTCCGGGAAATGCACGACACATTTAAGAAGGATAACACCGAGCTGCTTTTGCTCCTTCTGTGTACACTCGTCAAGGGTACCTCATTTCGTATAAGCATAGAAATAACACTGGGCCAATCGCCTTCTCAGGATTTAGTATCTGCTGTGTTATATTTAAGAGCTTTATATATTTAAACGTCTATGCACTTTGCTGCCATTTAGGCGTAACTGTACAGTGTACCAAATCATTTGTTAGATAAATGATGGGTGTGACTGCACGCGATAAAAAAAACtaggaaaagaaggaaaaaacaAATCACAGCCAAATAGCTATAAATACACCAACAGACAGATTTTATTTGTAGATTTTAGTAGCAGTTTCATATATTTTGATTTAAATGAGTTAACTATGAATTTTTAGAAATTAAACAAGATATTTATTATTTCCAAAAACAAAAAATAGATAACCTCCTTTACCCTGACTCCCCAGCCAGTGGCGGGCCTAAAAAAATTAGGTGTGGCAAATTTTAGCTATTAGTTAAACCAAAGGTGGAAACGACCACATGTATATGTTGTAATCAAGATATTATAGCAAAACAATGAGCGAATAATAGTTTTAAGGTGATAACCTTGAATTTAAAGAATAATTACTATTTTTGCAACAAACCATTCAAGATACATCAAAAGAAAATCCATTATACCTTTTTAAAGATCAATTAGTCAGTGACAATGAAGTGAGCACATGCTTTAAGTATTGATGAATATTAGAAGAACATACATACCACTAATGAAAAACTAAGACCATCCACTGTCTACGCTGAGTGGTgctaaaaaggagaagaaaaatggaGCACTATTTTTCATTGTAGCTATAGATGCCAATTACGAGTGATGCCAGGAAGTCTTGAAGTGATGCATGAACTTGCGCTGATGCCCAAACAGTAAAAAAAGTTTTTATTGCTTGTCAATTCATCCACAACCGCTGCTCAACTCCCTGACTTGGAATCGGATACGGATGGAGACGCATTGCTGCTCATCTTTGTCGGTGTGCATGCTTGCCACCGACCTGGCTATGGACCTCCGCCGCTATTTCTCCATGCCATCTGCTTGGGACGATGTGTCTGGGATGGAGACGAGGTGCATGGGACGGGAGACAAGTCTTACACCACCTGCTAGTACCCATCATCGATGTCATCGGTTTCACCTTCCACCGTCACTGGCATTGAATCAAACACATACCTTACAATCTGTGGCTCATTTAAAGTGTGGTGTGGCAATATGTGGCTCTGACTTTGTgagtatatgtatgtatagatggATTTTTGAGACTGCACATTTTTGTATTAAGATAGAAGAATTAGAAGTTTACAGAATGCGACAATTGAAGGTTTACACGATGCGGCATGGCCAACCATGTGTTAAACAATGATCAAATTGCCAATCTAAGGAGACTGGGCAGACATCAAACTACCTAGATAGTCGTTCTCGGCTTTGATCCATTGCTCTGTTTTGATGTCTTCCAAAAGCACCTGGCGTGTCTGGAGGCTAACTGTGCCACGCTTGTCTGGAGGCCAACTGTGCCGCCGCTTATTTCACCAGTCATGCTGGGGGCACGGAAAGCCAAGCTGAAACTGATTAACCACCAAACCTGAAATGTGAGAAGGGATATGTGACAAAGAGGTGATCACAAGTTTCCTCCACTTGATCACACAAGTGGCGCGATGGGTGGGTTTCTACTCCATGGCGTCTTTGGCGATCCGGTGTCCAGTGTCTGCGCTTGACTAGGAGCCAAAGGAAGGCCTCCACCTAGAGCGGTGCCCAACACTTCCAAACCAGATTATGGCCCTGGAATTGCATGATGGCTCCTAGGTGTCGGTAAGCCGATCTAGCGTTGTAATTCATTTTTTATGAGAATATGAAGGTTTAAAACCCTACTGATTTATTAAtatattaaaaataaataaataagattacacaaACAACTCTAGCCATAAAAGCAATATCAGTAGAGTAGGATTTCTTTGCTATGTGGATAACCAAGGCAAAAGACGTTTTGACCAAAGTTTTGCATCTTGCAACAGAAGGTTGAATGTTTCTGAGAATAGAATCATTAGTGCTCCCCAGGCACTCTAGCTCATCAGGACAATTATCTCCATGAAAGGGTAGCGACAATTGATATTTGAAACTCTGTAGAACCTGaaagggtgaagcactaggcaaAATATGTAAACCAAGGAGAGATCAACAACTTTGAGCAAAAGGGCACTGGATGAAAAGATGCTGCAAGACAGCTAGCAAAGttcatttattattattattagttaTTAGTGTTTTGGGAGTGCCCACTCAGCATACATTATTTCGCATATATTTGTTCACGACAAACTCAACACCAACATATTTGTACTGAAAGACAGGAAAAACTGGGAGCAGCATCAGTTTATGGATCGATCAGATCCTGCTGAATAGATTAGCCATGGAGATGAGCGCGTTGGCTGACAGCGCAAGGAACCCAAGGAGTGAAAACCACACCGCGATGTTGATCTCGCTGTCGAACTGGTCCTTGCCGTGTCTCAACGCCCACAGACGGTTGCGAGACGCGGCCGCCGACGAAGCCGATATGAGCAGATATGCCAATACCTGCAGGGGAAACTAGTTCAGCCACGGAAATTTCGATCCACCTGTGCTCACACACATGTTCCTGCCTGATCGAGGAAGAGGCTGCAGCTGTAGCCTGAGATGCTCCGCGGCATAAATGTCGGCCATACTAGACGGAGGATTTCAGCGAATGCTTGCGCGATCGAGTAGAAGCAGACGACCGAATTCACTCCGACGCCGTACCTGCCGTTTGAGGATCGGTGAAGGAAAAAATTAGTAGTTTTATACTAACAAAATATGAAAGGAGGATACTGAATTGAGGCTTCACAGGAAGTGCTTTTATTTTATTATGAGTTTTTCTTTATTCTATCCATTAccttattaattaattaattaattaacacTACTAAAAAATGATTTTAGACGATTATATCTTTTATTTCCAAATACAGTCTAAAAGTTTGTGTCTTCAAAATACCTACTTAATTTTAGAGGCCACTAGTCTATATTAGGAAGTAGTCTTGTCTCTATAAATTATTAGCAGAGGCGTGCTTCTTTAATGGTATGCCTCCCAAAATAAGGGTAAAGTACACTTTCCAACCTTCAACTCGCGCTGAAGTTTGATTTTtaaccttcaactatgaaaccggttaagaaacaccctccaactatcaaaactgGACAAATTTGGTCCTCGGCTGATTTCAAAAGCAGTTTTCTATTTTCgggaggcgccgaaattttatattattttttgagcatcttatcgtcctcaaatgaaaaaactcaaaactacaaagttgtagatctcattgagaactacaactttggtataaaaagtattttaatttaactccatacaaataatatattagtgctctaatgcggcaagcgctagtaggtgattattatggtgctgaaattttataatattttttcgagcatcttactgtcctcaaatgaaaaaaattaaaactatagagttgtagatctcatcgaggtctacaatttacatataaaaattatcttcatccgacatcgtattaaaGGGTTATGATTTTTCGAAATTTGAGTCTCGTCACGCGACACAGTATTTCGAAATTTGAGTTTCGAAATGCTTTTAGAGACATGGACCGGCATATGCATGACGTCCTGGCCGATGTTGAGTGAGGTACATGCCTAGGCAGCGGCTATCCTAAGGAGGCGAGGCGGGTgcagaagaaaaaggaaaaggccAGCGTGCAGGCAAAGTGGTCACTAACCTGTACGGTTCGTAGAGGCCGTAGCTATCGCCGTCCCACGTGGACGTCATTGCGCTGAGCATAACCGAGAAGGCCACCAGGCTGAGCACCGCCGTGACAGATCGAAGCCCCAGCGACAGCGTCCTCCCCTCCCAGGCCTTGGGCTTGGGCGCAGCTGGCACGTCTTGCGGTACGGGCTCCGGCCTCGGTACCGCCTCGGCCTCCGGCTCCAGCTCTTCCTTGATGTCGTCATCGGCGGTCGGAATTGGCTTATCGTCGCCCTGCTTGGCCTGCTCGAGGTAGGTATCCATGCGTTGCGTGGCGAAGATGCGAATGTCCTCGGCGTCGCCCCTGGCCGTGAAGCGCTGTCGGTCGTGGGAGGCGATCGAGGAGATGGCGGCGGGGCGGCCCTGCCTCTGGTAGATCTCCTTGGTCCTGAAGAGCTCCAGCAGCTTCTCCAGCTCCTTCCGGAGCATGTCCACCATGGGGTCGACGACCAAGCGCTCCAGCGCTTTCAGCGCCTCCGCCAGTACGTTCCGTGCCTCCTCCAGTTTGTCGCCGTCGGCCTTGTCCATCGCCGCCTTGATGGAGTCCGCGTGCTTCAGCCGGGCCACCTCTGCCTGCACCTGCGGCGGCGGTGCGCCAGCCGTGCCGGCCGGCGCTCTTTTGCTGCGGTGTATGGTGATCAGCTCGGTGTTAGAGGTGAACTGCTGGCCTTCGAAGCTGAACCTGTACTGCACCTTGGCGACGTCGGCGTTGTACGGGCGGAAGGAG
This sequence is a window from Miscanthus floridulus cultivar M001 chromosome 10, ASM1932011v1, whole genome shotgun sequence. Protein-coding genes within it:
- the LOC136488945 gene encoding uncharacterized protein, which produces MSSFNDDEEPLRKPGPVVSLAQRVQLIKYHSPHAPLAPNNQKVVLDLKGASSAASRAPLDLVTVIDVSGSMDYEGRLDSAKKALRFIIRKLTDDDRLSIVMFDHEATRICPLRCATEAAKVDLEALVGRLVTRGATNIQAGLYTGLSVLSQRRFTAGRAANIMLLSDGGENIGDARRVDPGDVPVHTFGFGSDHDSTLMGAISRRSLGGVYNFVDESNKPTILSETFSQILAGLVTIVAQDLELTVTPFLDEATIKAVEAGTYPRKAATNGSSSVAIQFGTLYSTEERKVVVELALRDHSSFRPYNADVAKVQYRFSFEGQQFTSNTELITIHRSKRAPAGTAGAPPPQVQAEVARLKHADSIKAAMDKADGDKLEEARNVLAEALKALERLVVDPMVDMLRKELEKLLELFRTKEIYQRQGRPAAISSIASHDRQRFTARGDAEDIRIFATQRMDTYLEQAKQGDDKPIPTADDDIKEELEPEAEAVPRPEPVPQDVPAAPKPKAWEGRTLSLGLRSVTAVLSLVAFSVMLSAMTSTWDGDSYGLYEPYRYGVGVNSVVCFYSIAQAFAEILRLVWPTFMPRSISGYSCSLFLDQVLAYLLISASSAAASRNRLWALRHGKDQFDSEINIAVWFSLLGFLALSANALISMANLFSRI